From Chryseotalea sp. WA131a:
GGAGAGATTATTCCCAAGATAACGAGTGTTGATTTAACCAAGCGAAAAAAATCGTCTCAGCCCATTCATTACATCGATAAATGCCCCGAGTGTGGAACCACATTGATTCGGCAAGAAGGGGAAGCAAATCATTATTGTCCAAATGAAAAGGGTTGCCCTCCACAAATCACCGGCAAGATTGAACACTTCATTCAGCGAAAGGCAATGGACATCGATTCGCTTGGTGAGCAAACCATCAAGCAATTATTTTCATTGGGATTGGTAAAAACACCAGCTGATTTATACGACCTTAAGAAAGAAGATTTGCTGAAGCTCGATAAGGTAAAAGACAAATCTGCGCAAAATATGTTAGACGGAATTATCGCTTCTAAGTCGGCACCATTTGAAGCAGTACTTTTCGGTATTGGGATTCGCTTTGTTGGTAAAACAGTCGCAGAAAAATTAGCAGGGTACTTTAAATCGATAGATGGGCTTTCTATGGCTACGTATGAGCAATTGCTGCAAGCTCCAGAAGTGGGTGAAAAAATCGCCCAAAGTGTGGTCAATTATTTTGCCGAAAAAGAAAACCAACGAGAAGTTCAGCGACTGAAGGAAGCCGGCTTACAAATGGAATCTAACCAAACTGAACCCGAAAAAATCAGCAATTCTCTAGGTGACCATTCCTTTGTAATCTCCGGTACCTTTGAAAATTATGAGCGTGATCAATTAAAAGACATTATCATCGCGAATGGCGGAAGGGTTTTATCTGGTGTCTCTGCAAAGCTGGATTACCTACTAGCTGGAGAAAACATGGGGCCAGCAAAATTGGAAAAAGCATCAAAGCTAGGTGTAAAAATAATTGGCATTGCTGAGTTTGAAGCGATGTTAAAGTCTTGAAGAAGTCAATAAACCTTTCAATCTTTGCTGTTTGGAGTTTCAGAAAAGCACAAGTTCGATTGGCTGTTCTCATTTAGAAATTTAATATCACACACATGTTTAAAATGAATTTTCTAAAAATGCGCACTAACTCAGCCTTGAAGAAAAACAAAGCGTTGAGGGCGAGCCTTCCCTACCAGCAGGCTCAAAATTTAGGAATCATTTTTACTGTGGAAGACAAGCAGAAACATTTAGAAATAAAAGAATTCATCCATCAAATAGAGCAAGACGGTAAAAAGGTACAAGTATTGGAGTACCTGCCTGAGAAAAAAGAAAACCATGAGTTCTTATTCGATTTTTTTACCATCAAAGATTTCAATTATTGGGGCAATCTGAATTCCGATACGGCCATCAAATTTTACCAAACCCCTTTTGATTATCTGTTTTGTATCGATCAAGAATCTAATCCGCTGGTGCTCCATTTATTGGCAAGAAGCAAGGCAAGGTGCCGGGTAGGGCGTTTCCATGAAAGTGAAAGCTCTTTTTTTGAGTTGATGATTGAACAAAATGGGACCATTAAAGGGTTGATTGAAACCATGTACAAATACACGAAACAACTGCGATGAGGAAATTATACGGCACGGGTGTGGCGTTGGTAACGCCTTTTAATTCTGACAAAACGATTGATTTCGGCTCTCTTAAAAAATTACTGGAGTACACCGCCAAGGGTGGAGATTATTATGTGGTGATGGGCACTACGGGTGAGTCAGTAACCTTGAGCAAGGAAGAAAAGAAAGAAGTACTTGAATTTGTGCGAAAGAACAATCCAAAAAAACTACCCATTGTGTATGGCATTGGCGGCAACAATACGCAGCAAGTGGTGGAAGAAATTGAATCGACTAATTTGCTCGGAATAAGTGCTTTGCTATCAGTAAGTCCGTATTACAACAAACCATCGCAAGAGGGCATTTATCAGCATTTCGTTCACGTTGCAAATACATCCCCCGTGCCGATTATTCTTTACAATGTACCGGGCCGCACCGCCTCAAATCTTACGGCAGAAACTACCTTACGCTTAGCCAAGCATAAAAATGTTATTGGTATCAAAGAGGCTTCGGGAAATCTGGAGCAATGCATGAACATTGCGAAAGGTAAACCGAAAGACTTTATGCTTATTTCGGGCGATGACTTGCTTACCCTTCCATTATATGCGGTTGGTGGTGTTGGAGTTATTTCCGTTTTGGCCAATGCACTCCCAGAAGTATTTAAGAAAATAAAAGATTTTGCCCTTGCGGGGAGATACAACAAAGCTCAACAAGTAGCCTTTACGTTATTGGAATTGAATGGCCTTATGTACGAAGAAGGAAATCCGGTGGGTGTAAAATATCTACTTAAGCTAAAAGGCATTGGCACTGGAGAAGTTCGCTTGCCGATGGTTAAGGCTTCAAATCAGTTGCGAGTAAAGATTGACAAAGTCTACAAACAACCGATATAAAAACTATTTGATTAGATAAAATCCAATAAACTTTCCAACTCTCTTAATTCATTTTTTTTCGTCCTTTTTTCTGAAGTAAGTCTATTCGATGAATCAAATCACCCAGGCTCATTTTAAAGTAATCAGCAATTTTATAATAAATACCATAGTTATGGTAGGCTGAAATAAGCCTCGCTCTAAACGCGAAACATGAGCCCGCTCAATATTGCAATTGTCTGCTAGCTCTTGCTTTCCGTTCCCATTTTATAAGCAAGCAGATGCCATGGACTGCGGCCCAACTTGCCTGCGCATGGTGGCCAAATACCAAGGCAAAAACTACAGCCTTACGCAACCTGCAAGCCAAAGCTTACATTACCCGCGAAGGTGTTTCTATGTTGAGCATTAGCGATGGGACCTAGGCTGACTAAAGATGAAGTTGAACAGGTTAAAACCAGGTTAACGATGTAGTCCTTCCAAATAAGAAGTTAAAGGCTATGAATGGATTTAGCATAGTTGATAAGTTCCATTATGTTATTAAACTGGAATTTTTTAAGCAGCCTTCTTCGATAAGTGTCAACAGTATTTTTTGATAGTTGTATTGTATGGGCAATTTCATCACTGGAAAGACCAACAGATATTAATGCTACTATTTTTTCTTCTTGTTTTGTGAATTGCAATGGTCGCGATTGGTATGTGTTTTCTTTGATGTTTTTGATATAGTTTAATTCTTGGCTCAGAAATTTTTTACCGATCAGGGTTGCTTTAATTCCTTTTAATATTGCTTCTGGGGATTCACTTTTAGATATAATACTGCACCCTTTTTCATAAAGCCTATATAATAAATTGCTCTCTTTGATAGAAGTAAAGAGTATTACATTCAAAGCCGGGTAAGATTTAAGGGAATCAACTATTACGGCATATCCAGCACGATCTTCCCTGTAGAAGTCGATTATCAAAAGATCTACTTTTTCCTCTCGTAAAATTATACTGCCCTCCAAAGAACTGTTAGCGATCAATAAAGAGAAATTAGAATCTTCTAGTAAGCAGCTGAGTCCTATACGAATTATAGGTAATTGATCGACTATTAGT
This genomic window contains:
- a CDS encoding 4-hydroxy-tetrahydrodipicolinate synthase, yielding MRKLYGTGVALVTPFNSDKTIDFGSLKKLLEYTAKGGDYYVVMGTTGESVTLSKEEKKEVLEFVRKNNPKKLPIVYGIGGNNTQQVVEEIESTNLLGISALLSVSPYYNKPSQEGIYQHFVHVANTSPVPIILYNVPGRTASNLTAETTLRLAKHKNVIGIKEASGNLEQCMNIAKGKPKDFMLISGDDLLTLPLYAVGGVGVISVLANALPEVFKKIKDFALAGRYNKAQQVAFTLLELNGLMYEEGNPVGVKYLLKLKGIGTGEVRLPMVKASNQLRVKIDKVYKQPI
- a CDS encoding C39 family peptidase; protein product: MQLSASSCFPFPFYKQADAMDCGPTCLRMVAKYQGKNYSLTQPASQSLHYPRRCFYVEH
- a CDS encoding response regulator transcription factor; translated protein: MASKKCRVLIVDQLPIIRIGLSCLLEDSNFSLLIANSSLEGSIILREEKVDLLIIDFYREDRAGYAVIVDSLKSYPALNVILFTSIKESNLLYRLYEKGCSIISKSESPEAILKGIKATLIGKKFLSQELNYIKNIKENTYQSRPLQFTKQEEKIVALISVGLSSDEIAHTIQLSKNTVDTYRRRLLKKFQFNNIMELINYAKSIHSL